A window of the Nocardia sp. NBC_01329 genome harbors these coding sequences:
- a CDS encoding FitA-like ribbon-helix-helix domain-containing protein: protein MVTLSVRHVPDAVYRALRIRADKHGHSTEAEILAILEEAVTRSPQRARLGAVLAGETSDSEQHPPAAADGDNPA from the coding sequence ATGGTGACGCTATCTGTTCGACATGTACCGGACGCGGTGTACCGCGCCCTGCGGATTCGCGCGGACAAACACGGACACAGCACGGAAGCAGAGATCCTCGCGATCCTCGAGGAAGCGGTGACCAGATCCCCGCAGCGAGCGCGTCTCGGAGCGGTACTGGCCGGCGAAACCTCCGACAGCGAACAGCACCCTCCCGCGGCAGCCGATGGTGATAACCCGGCCTGA